In the genome of Toxoplasma gondii ME49 chromosome Ia, whole genome shotgun sequence, the window cttctgtctcgtctcttccctcttccaATTGGCGTCTCGCCGGTGGTCGCGAAGGCCGCGATGTAGCTCGCATGCACCTCGGAGCGCGCCTCTGCGGCTTCCTTTTTCCGAACTGCGCAGAACTCGACACCCGACcatgtcttctcttccgcaaCAGCTTTTCGGCGCAGATCCGTCGGACGCGACGTCATGTCTCCAttccagagacagcggggcCTCCCAGCGCGAACGCTTGGGAGAAACGAGATCCGCGGCGAATCTGCCTGCGAACCGCCACAGCAGATCCCGAGAAGGGGAGGAGGTAGACACTGAAGAAAGCAGCTTCGAACTGTCTCCCGAAAAAGAGCCCAGCGgcagaaatgcagagagCCAAGAGGCAAACGAAGACCTTGAGGAAGCGGTGGCTCTCGCGCTGGACTCTGGAAGCGGCTTCTTCTACTCTCGCAGAGCGTCTGAGGCTCCTCCAGgtcgaggaaacagagattGTCTATCGTCTTCCCCAGATGGTCCTTCACAAGATCAAGGCTTTTCTCTGAACTCCGACACTGGGCCGCGTATCGGGTcctccttgtctttttcaaATACAAACGACCCTTCGTGTCTGTCCTCTTCAACCTCTTCAAGGCAACTCTCACCTTACATTGGTggtgctccttcttcttctttctcctcctcttctctcccttcttctttctcttcttctctcccttcttctttctcttcttctcccccttctccttctctcccgtcttcttctctctcttcttctctctcttcttctctctcttcttctctctcttcttctctctcttcctctcatcTAGCTCAAGCGCACCTTTCTGAATCTGGATTTGCGTCAACTTCGTCCACGGAGGCTCTGCAGTGGCCTGCATCTGCTGCCGGCTGTCGCGcagcgtctctgtcctccgAACAAGATTCGGACTTCGtctcgccctctgtctctgtgtcgcggCCTTCCGCGGGTGCCGCTGGGAACGCGCGGTCGTTCGCTGTCGGCGTTTCTCGTCCGCGTCCTCGAGTCACGGCGCGCAACTCTCACGCAGCCTcgggggagacagaagacgttTGTGTGGAGACGCCGGACGCAGACAGAGATGCACCAGAGCGAAGTGACAGCCGAGAAGCCGGCGCCGGAAGCGCGAGGAAACTTGCATTGAAACTCCTCGCCAGCGactcggaagaagaagggagaaactgTAGAATGGGCGCTGCTGCCGGTCGACCCCGGCTGAGTGGGGAGACTGTAGACGAGGCGGAGAACACTGGCCAAGGCGCGGCCCTTCCGCGAGAGTTTCCGTCgctcgttcttccttttgGCGTATGCCGAAACGCGTCCTTCgactctcctcgtctcccgccctccgtctccccctctgcagctgcttgcGCCTCCGACGCAGCGTTTTCCCCACGGATGCACTCACGGAGAGACAgtccagaggagacacttgaagataaagggagagaagaagaagagacgaaacaagaaggagaaggagaagaggaggatcATCGTGGAGATTTGCATCGTCGGCGGAGTCGATCAGAGGAGCAGCCGTCTGTtgaagcaaagagaagaagagctcaGAAGGAAGCCTGTGAAATGTCGAGCGCACCCCAAGAAGCGCCAAAAGAATTTAACTTTCCTCAAACACAGAGCGCCGTTCGCAGCGACGCAATCGACGAGTTGTCGTGGGCGGAAAGTCGGATGCGCCAAGTCCCCGGCCAGGGGACCCCGAGCGAGGAGCTGTCCGAGTCTGAGGAGCCAGTTCAACAGCAGAGCCGCGTCGCAGTGCGTTACATCGACAGCCCAAgagacgaacgcgaagaagcctCTCAGGTCGTTGCACCGGGAGTCGCTTCTGCGGAGCCGCTTTCTCTGCGAGGGACATGTTCGTCCGTTCTCGGCTGCGACGGAGGCCGCCAGGGGGTTTCTCCAGTCCCCGGCGGTGTGGaggtttctcgttcttctctcactgCTCACAGTGAACTGGAGGAGCGTTTCGAGGGAGTGCGAGAACCTCTTTTCGGAGTGGAAGACTCTCGTctggaagagacggagacggtgcagcgcgagcgcgaggaagacgcagaaagcgtGGAGGAAATGGGAGTTCACCACGCAGCAATCAGCGTCGACAgcggagacgacgacgacaTTGCAGTGCTCGACTCGGCtggcgaggcgacagaggctcCCGAGGTGGACGCCGACCACGAGGCCGAAGATgaaaaggacgaagagcAGGAGACGGAACAGCTCTCCGCGAGGCTGTCTCCACGACCCGGAAGTGTCTCCGCCTCGGTCTCTGTGTCCGGTGAAACAGGggcagaggaggacgagggtGGAGAGGACCTGGAGATCATCGCtgtcgaggaggaagacgatgaGGCCGTCGAGTTTATCCGAGAAGATCAAAACAGTCGCCTACGCCGGGGGTTCGGTGGAGACGCGTTCGATTTCTCGCGGTTTCCAGCGCCCCAGGAGGCCCGCGCTGCCTCAGTGTCTCCGCCGCTCTCCGGGGTCTCTCAGGCCTTCAGCGCGGCGTCTCGGGCGACTCCGGAGACGGCGTCGCAGCCTGAGGACGATGTCCATGTGCCGCGGTGCGCGATCTGTCTCCTGAACCTGAagcgcagacacacagacgtTTTTCGTTTGATGGAGGagctggaagaagaagaggcggaacTGAGTGGACGACGAGGgtctggagagaaggcggacgGCGACGGAGCTGGAcctggagaagacggcgcGCCGGCATCTCCGCGTCGGACAGGAGAGCAAGAAGGGGGCACAGAGGTCCAGGCGGAGCCGGCGGTCGGCGAAGAGACCGAGAGCTGGAGCCCCGGGAGGGGACGCGCTCGACGGCGACGCGGGGCCGGtcgaaagggagagaagtcCGCGGTCGATAGGGCagcacagagacgaaagtaCACAGAGAAGTTCCGGGCGCTCTACTCGCCAGATGACAACGATCAAACCATGGTCACGATCTGTGGGCATGCTTTCTGCAAAGGATGTCTCGAGCATGCGCTCATGGTCAAAAAGGAGTGCCCAGTGTGTCGACGAAAACTCCACGGGAGTCGACAGtactttcctgtctttttctgaCTCTCCAGTTCAGACCTCGCATGCATCGTGTGAAGCAAACGTTAGAACAAAGTTCAACCAACCTCCAGATTGCCGCATCTACGCTTCAGGAGTATTACATGCACAtttcatatatatttatatgcatgcagctcgCGTGTACAGCATacacatgtgtatgtacactattcatatatgtgtgcatatatgcatgtctcTTATGTAGGTAGGTCGAGCACTGATGCGAGTTGTGTGTACGAAGAGGGtggaagagggaaggagaggaaggtggagaacagggagagagTGCGTAAGTGGGTCTGTCGATTCTGGACTCGAATGCAGAGGAGATTCTTGGGGGCTCCGGTTTTTTTTCGAGAGGGAAATTCGtcaagaaaaggagaaagggagatgcCGGGCATGACGCAGAACAGCAGGTTTGAGAGTTGTCGGGGAGAAAAACATATTTACAGAGACCGCTGCTGGTTCTTcggagtggaagaagagcgagcaaCGCTCAAGTCGATTCAGAACGAGTTGCATGTCATGGGCTGTTAGTGGGGagctgtctcttgtctcaGTCAGAAGTAAAAAGGGCGCGAGTTTGTGTGGTTTTTGTGCCTCTGAAAAGGAATGCGTTTTCACCTTCTTGTCACGAAGAAGCCCCAGGAAACTCTTGGATTCTTCAAGATCTTTGccctgtgtgtgtgtgtgtatgcgtgTACGCCCGAGTTCTTCGGGCCGCGATACGGAGAGAGGCGTCgactttctccactttctgttTCCGCATGAAGCGACAGACAAGAAGGCTTTCGCGGTCTAGCCTCACAAAACGGAGGGGTTCCCCCAAACACTCGGATCGCGTTGGCGCTCTGGTCAATTAGCTTTGCAGCTCTTGTGCCGATCTTTACTTCACCTGCTCAACCAGTGGATTAGTCGTGACTCTTTATTCGACTCCCATGTCAATCCAAAGTTCTGTGACTCTGTGTACTCTGGTGGTGGTGTATCAAAGGGCGTCCAGAGCTGACAAGAGGGTGTTTTATGTGTCTCCCCAGGCAGAGAACTGACGCTCCGTAGCTATGTCAATCCGTTTCGGGGATgtcagaaaaaaaagtcgcttttcctctttcggcGGGGGGGAAGAGACTGCGCCTCTGAAACGGCTGGAGTCGCTGGTATCGGCTGTTGCTGAAGAGTCTGGAATCAGGTGGGGGCTTGGAAATCGCGCAGCAATCAAGTCAAAGAGTTACTTTTTCGCAGTTGCAAACTCCGCGGACTTGGGGTCTCGGAAAACTTGACAGCCtttgcagagaaacaaacgaaatGCAAATCAGGTTCGTCGGTGTCCCTCCCAACGCTCTGGGGGGTGCCGACAGGGCCAGGCACCTGTCTGGACCGGAAGCACGACAAACCACTGGTTTGGAAGTAAACACACACTTTCAGCAGCGCATgggtgagaagagacaccacAGAAGTAGAGACAAGTCGCTGGTTCTCGATTCTCGGCTTATCCGCGCAAAAAATGTTGACAGCAACCTTTTGGTCGAACCCCGCATGGAGACAGCTGTGACGTCGAACAGTCTTTCAGCAGCACCGATCGGAGAGCAACGAGTCGCAGATCATCCGTGTCTGTATTTTGAAtgtcttcctgtttccgagaTCCAAAGGGAAAAAGCAGGTCTCTGAGTCGCTCAACGAAGGTTCGCTCATGTTCACTGCGATTCAAGGGGCGTAAAGGTGCTCAGGGTCGTCGCGGCCCTCATAAAAGatgcttctctcttgaaGTCGTAGAGTAACAGCGTGGGGAGAGTGCTCCACGGACGAGTCTGCGTGGAGTGACAGGGGCTCGAATGTTCCGTCTCGCAGCCTCTTTTGTGCATGCGAGTAGAAAAActgtcttttcttgctcTGCTCTGGCTCTTGTGAAAGAACGTTTGGTGTCTGCATCTCTCATAACTGGAATCTCACTCAGTATCCTAGGGAGTGGAATGTCAGCAGACATAAGTAACTTGGGTGCCTGTGTTTATCTCGTCACTGGTGTCTTAGTACTGTAGAAATTCCATTGCCGTCGGCAAGCGACAAGATCTCTCTCGGATTTTCCTCTGGAAAAATTCGGTCGCACCAGGCACGGTGGCGCGGCCTGCGCTGCGTCCCCGCGGCTTACACAAACTGTAGGGCGCGTCTTTTGTGTTCACAAGAGTCGACTTCGGCGCCGCTGCTTCTGGAAAAGAAGCCAGCGAAAAATAACAAGTTCTGCGGGAGACGCAAGCTTTGCGCGCGTCGATCTCCACACCAGAGAACCGGAGATAAGATCCAAAAAAACAGacccgagagagaaaacttTACACACGATGACGTTTACATGTTTCTCGTTTCACAGGTGTAGGCTTGTTTGCCGTTCATATCGGTTTGCGCATATTTCGAAAAATGCAACGACACAGGCGTCTCTGTGGGTCTCGGTGGATACCGGCCACCCGCGGGCGGAAGAGACCAgaccagagacagaacgtAGCGAGAACGTTGTGCGCAGTCGAAGGCGCAGAACGAGGGATACGCCAGCGCAGCGGTGCAGGAGACACCCAAACAACAAACACAAGTCGACACAACAGAGACTCCGGGAGAAAGCCTCGATAAAATATTCACAAACGCCTTCGCAGGCAGCCGCACTTGGTTTCCGGACGGATgttccagaaaaagaaggctTTTGTTCCTCGAGGAACGCGTCCACTCGCAAAAAGCGGCCTCGACACTCTATAGCGAGACAGGAACAGTACTCCAGGACTGAGCTTTGGGCATCACGGATTCAGtgaacagcagagagacgctgaGACCTCAAGCAGATAAAGGAAACGCGAACAGAAGGTGCATGCGTGGATGGGCCGTCTGGCGACGACCACGAAAGACTGCGAACGGACAGCTTTACCTTCGACATCCttgaaaaacaaaaaaacgcGGCAAGACAACCACTCGCCGGAACCATCCCGTTCTGCACGCGGGGAAACAACGCATCGAGTTCCGCAGAACGCACATGACGGCAACCACCGTTCTGCCCAGGGTGCATTCTTCTGCCCTTTTGACTACCACTGGATGTCTCTTCGGGTGTAGGTCGCGGGGCCCTGTCTCCCGTCCCCGGCAGGCTGTGGGGCCTGCGGCccggagaaaaaggagacactgtcTCCTGAAGGCGGCGGCCCAAAGGGAGAAGCCGCGGGGACAGCCGCCTTAGGAGGACGCATGTATGGAGTCGGAGTCGCACACCCGCCCGGAAAGGGCGCAGTCGGCACTGGATCTGCGGAGGCGAAAGGCCCGGAGGAGGCCCCAAGGTTCCcagaaggaaaaggcagTGAGGAAGGCCCTGTGGGGTGAGGCGGGGCCACTGGAGAGACGGACTGCGgagccgaggagacaccggggACAGGGCCTGTGGAGAAACCGGGGATAGGGCCTgtggagacactcgagagaGGGTCTgtggagacactcgagagaGGGCCTgtggagacactcgagagaGGGCCTGTGGAGCCCGAGAGGTCCTGCGGGGGGAAAGGCCCAGAGGCGTCGGCGACCCCGTTTGGGGCTTGGCAGGCAGGGAAGGGAGACGCGGAACTTATGTTGCCTCCTGAGACCGAAGGGCCTCCTGGATAACTGTCTCcctgaggagacacagagccGCCGAAATGATTGGGCGCGGGAGAGACCGAGGGAGTCGGAGACGGAAAGGCAGGCCGAGCGTGGAGCGCCGTGGCAGGCGAGATCTTCTCCGTCGGGATGCACAAGTCCCCAACAGTCTGAGACGGCCCTGAGGCTCCAAATGGACTCGTGAGCAGTCCAGAGGCCGCTGGCAAAGGAGctgtggagaaacgaagaagtgaCAGCAACAAAGATGGGTGCAGAGTGGACAGGAAAACCACAAACGTGTGATAGAACGGAATCCTCCAAAACGAGAAACATTCTCCCTCGGCTGTTTCCCAGAACCTTTCAGGGCTGGTGCCTTCGATCAAATCTGCTTCTCTGACTCATTCTCTTCCGTTCCCcgggtgcatgcatcgattCTCAGGAACCGCATCTGTTCCTTCCAGCTCTCTTTGATTGTCTGTACCACCCGCAATTCAATCAGAAACCACGTCTGTGTTCCAGcgcgttcgtttcttccaGCCGCATTCTGTGTATTCCGCCGTGAGATGGAGAGAGGGGCAGATCGGAGTTTCTCTGTCCCCACAGTCGCTCTCCGACTTTACTTGCCTGACTTCGCAACAGAGACTAGGAGACTAGAAAAAACCTTTCGAAACTCTTCCAAAGAGTGAAGACGGATTTACAACGCAGACCTACCGGCTCGGAAAGGCTCTGAATTCCTCGCGGGGCCCTCGGGCGCAGAAGCGTAGAGCCCAGAGGAAATCAGGGAGGCTGACGCAACACCCTGGCGTCCCCCATTCGAGTTTCCTGATGAAAAAACGTCGACATATCGATTTCTTTTGTCCGCTCCTGTTCTGGGCCGCGTTGCCGTCTCGACCCCCATTGGcggcggaggaggcggaggtgGAGCAGGGGCCGCAGGCCCCGAACCGGAGCCGGGGTCGGCAGCATCCGCTGGAAGAGACTCTTCCTCGTGCTCGCGACctaaaaagaaaacgaaggcggCGGAAACGAGCACCACACCTGTGTCTCGCGCCGCACCAGATGCTGCAGGGTCTGTCTATACATCAGAGGGAAAAACGCTGTTGACTGTCTGGAACTTCGAGAGGgaacagcgaaggagagaagcgaagactcCTCCTGCGGGATCAGGATTCGCAGCCGAGGAAATAAAACTCTAAATGGCATTCGAAAACGACAAAAAAAAGTCGTTGCCCCCCCCTCTCGACACTCGATGAAACACGACGATTTCCAGGCTTGCCTTCGAACTGTCTCGGTACCCCAGGGATGAGTTTCCCTcaacttctctctttcctttcgcctctcctatccgttttctctctcccttctctctcaccggattccctgtctcctttcctacacacctttctttccttctccgtcccCCCGCTTCTGCGATACCTCTTTCGCGCCATCGTTTCTGAACGTGGTCGTAGTAGAATGCGTTCTCGACTCcgatgtttctctcttcagcacTGAGGGCCTTCTTGAGTCCGCCAATCATGCCCTCCAGCCAGCTGCCGCCCACGACGGCGGCAAGAGACAAgccgctctcttccttcttctctctctcgccctgaGCGAGGCCCTGGAAGAAGCTCGAGGTCGGAGGGCCTTCTCTGGGCTCCACGCCGAGGGCAGACGCAATTGCGGGCGCCTCTGGAGCCCCGAGGGAGGGTCGGTGCAAGGCGAGAAGGTGCGAgttgagagaagagaactttCCTGTTTGTTGCAGACACTCGATCTTCTGCTGCACCTCGCGAAGCTCCTGGCGCAACTCTGTCGGAACTTGGATTTGTGGCAGTGcgcggagaaacgaagcagccATCGAGCAGTAACTCTGGGCCTAGACAGGAAcgtggaaggcgaagacagggagagaagcagtggGAGCTctagagaagaaagaaaagacgtGGAAGGtttcgaggaagaaaagaagcaaaatGGGCAgcttgagagagaaggaagccaGCCCTGATGAGGAGGGAGACATGGAGCAGAGTGGGGAGAAGCAAAGGACTGAaggaaggtggagacagtgtgaggcgcgcgagagcgaaagaacCTGTGCAACGggcgagacaaagaagagcgaaaacagcagaaacgaagaaaagagagcagaaaccACAGAATTGCTTGAGGGTCTTACCTGCTGAAGAAGTCCGAGATCGGCCAGAAAGAACGCATACCAAATCTTCGACGGGATCAGCTGGGGAAACATGAACtgcaggagacacacacacacaaatactGACATGTGGCGATCTCCATCTGCCTCCTGGAAAGCTCCACGTCCGCATTTAACTTCATCTCGAtgatttcttctctgcatatTCACGTACGTCTAAGTCTATCTCTTCTTGCCTGCATGCGGACAGATTCCCAGCTGTACATTTTCACTCAGATATACACATGAACAACGTACATTTTTTGTTAGACATGTTCTTGTCGATTTACATGTGCACCTGTGGATGAACGTGCAAAGCTTCCGACACCTGGTGTGTATGGACAgcggaaaaacgcgaaggtctttcttgtctcccgTCTGCCTACTTGAGGGTCGTGGAGGCGATACAAGTATTCGAGGGTCTCTGTCAAAATCACTTCCTCAACCGGGGAGCCCCCGATGGAGAAAAGAGTTCCATCCTCTCTCGACAGCCTCCTGCCGGAAGTCGTCCCCAACTTGCGAGGAAGAGGgtccagaagagagacaggcgccacGGTCTTCCCGGCCAGCAGCGCGCAGAGTTGAGAGGCATGGAGACACCCGCACCAgctcgagggcgacgcggagctctccgtctctgcgaGGGCTCCActgagagcgagaaggagacgttGCCCCGTGGGGTGGACAAGGCCCGCCAACCGCGCGACCAGGGCCGCAGTTGGGTACCACGCTTCGACGGAGTCTGTCCAGCGGAAAACAACGGAGGAAAATGGAGAAAGatgaaaacaaagaaaacaagaagcaTAGAGAAACCGCATCCGGCTGACTAGCTCAAGAGTTCCCGCGATCTCACATCTCCCGCAGCCGTAACGAGAGTCTTTTCGTCCGATCGTAGGTCCGCCGCAAGGTTACTGAATCCTAAAAACTCGACAAACTTCTACACCTCTTCGAGCACACAAGCACGGTggcttgttctctcccggATTTCGAggcgcttcgtctctcaccTGCGTCCATGATGAACTCGTCTGGGTCTTGCCCCACAACACGGTATAAACTCGCAACAGCTCTTC includes:
- a CDS encoding hypothetical protein (encoded by transcript TGME49_294720) — translated: MSSLPQQLFGADPSDATSCLHSRDSGASQRERLGETRSAANLPANRHSRSREGEEVDTEESSFELSPEKEPSGRNAESQEANEDLEEAVALALDSGSGFFYSRRASEAPPGRGNRDCLSSSPDGPSQDQGFSLNSDTGPRIGSSLSFSNTNDPSCLSSSTSSRQLSPYIGGAPSSSFSSSSLPSSFSSSLPSSFSSSPPSPSLPSSSLSSSLSSSLSSSLSSSLSSSHLAQAHLSESGFASTSSTEALQWPASAAGCRAASLSSEQDSDFVSPSVSVSRPSAGAAGNARSFAVGVSRPRPRVTARNSHAASGETEDVCVETPDADRDAPERSDSREAGAGSARKLALKLLASDSEEEGRNCRMGAAAGRPRLSGETVDEAENTGQGAALPREFPSLVLPFGVCRNASFDSPRLPPSVSPSAAACASDAAFSPRMHSRRDSPEETLEDKGREEEETKQEGEGEEEDHRGDLHRRRSRSEEQPSVEAKRRRAQKEACEMSSAPQEAPKEFNFPQTQSAVRSDAIDELSWAESRMRQVPGQGTPSEELSESEEPVQQQSRVAVRYIDSPRDEREEASQVVAPGVASAEPLSLRGTCSSVLGCDGGRQGVSPVPGGVEVSRSSLTAHSELEERFEGVREPLFGVEDSRLEETETVQREREEDAESVEEMGVHHAAISVDSGDDDDIAVLDSAGEATEAPEVDADHEAEDEKDEEQETEQLSARLSPRPGSVSASVSVSGETGAEEDEGGEDLEIIAVEEEDDEAVEFIREDQNSRLRRGFGGDAFDFSRFPAPQEARAASVSPPLSGVSQAFSAASRATPETASQPEDDVHVPRCAICLLNLKRRHTDVFRLMEELEEEEAELSGRRGSGEKADGDGAGPGEDGAPASPRRTGEQEGGTEVQAEPAVGEETESWSPGRGRARRRRGAGRKGEKSAVDRAAQRRKYTEKFRALYSPDDNDQTMVTICGHAFCKGCLEHALMVKKECPVCRRKLHGSRQYFPVFF